GGAAGAGGTCTGGCGCGTCATCCGCGCCTGCAACGCCTATATCGACCGCCAGGCCCCGTGGGCGCTGAAGAAGACCGATCCCGACCGGATGGCGGTGGTGCTGCGCGTGCTGGTCGATGCCCTGCGCGGCATCGGCACCATGCTGCAGCCCTACATGCCCGGCAGCATGGATGCGCTGCTGACGCAGCTTGGCGTGGCGGAGGACGAGCGCGATTTCGCGTCCCTGGCCACGCCGCTGCCGGGCGGACGCGCCCTGCCGCCGCCGCAGGGGATCTTTCCCCGTTACGTGGAGGCCGAGGCGCAATGACGGGACTGATCGATTCGCACTGCCATCTGGACCATTTCACGGATGACGAGATCCCGGACCTGCTGGACAGGGCGCGCCAGGCCGGGGTCGAAGGGATGGTGACGATCGGCACCCGCCTGTCGCGCGCGGCGCAGCAGAAGGACCTGACCCGCTTCAGCCGCCCGGACCTGCGGGTGTGGTGCACGGTGGGCACGCACCCGGACCATGTGGACGAATGCACGGTCGCGGACGCGGCCGGTATCGTGGCCCTGGCCGACGATCCGCGCGTGGTGGGAATCGGTGAGACGGGCCTGGATTACTTTCACGGGGCCGAATCCGTGCGGCCGTTGCAGCAGGCGCGCTTTCGCGCCCATATCGCGGCCGCGCGGCAGATGGACCTGCCGCTGGTCATCCATGCCCGCGATGCCGATGAGGATGTCGCCGAGATCCTGCGGGACGAAGTGGAGTCCCACGGCCCGTTCCGCTTCCTGCTGCACTGCTTCGCCTCGGGTCCCGACCTGGCGCGGGTGGGGCTGGAACTGGGGGGGTATGTCAGCTTCTCCGGTATCCTGACCTTTCCGAAATCGGATGCGCTGCGTGCCGTGGCACGGGACATTCCCCAGGACAGGCTGCTGGTGGAAACCGATTCGCCCTATCTGGCCCCGGTGCCGCAGCGGGGGCGCAAGAACGAGCCGGGTTTCGTCGCCCACACGGCGCGCCGGCTGGCGGAAGTACGGGACATGACGCCCGAAAGCCTGGCCGAGGTCACGACCGCGAACTTCCACCGGCTGTTCAGCCGGGCGGCCTGACCGATGGAACTGATCGTCCTGGGATGCGGCGGGTCGGCGGGGGTGCCGATGATCGGCGGCCCCGACGGCGCTGGCGACTGGGGCGTCTGCGATCCGGCGGAACCCCGCAACCGCCGCACCCGCGCATCCGTCCTGCTGCGGGGCGGGGACGGGGCGGTGCTGCTGGATACCGGCCCCGATCTGCGTGACCAGTTGCTGGCCCAGCGGATCGACCGGTTCGACGCGATCCTCTACACCCACGCCCATGCCGATCACATCGCGGGGCTGGACGAGGTCCGCGCCATCAACCGGGTGATCGACCGGCCGCTGCCGGTCTATGGCACGCCCCCGGTGCTGACCGACCTGGAAAACCGCTTCAATTACGCGTTTCGCCCCTGGTCCCCGCCCGGATTCTATCGCCCGGTGGTGGTGCCGCATGTCGTGCATGCCGGCCAGACGCTGGAGGTCGCGGGCCTGCATCTGCGCCTGTTCGAGCAGATACACGGCCGCACCCTGTCGCTGGGAGTGCGCTGCGGCACGATCGCCTATTCCACCGACGTGGTCGAACTGCTGGACGAGGCGTTCGCGGCGCTGGCCGGGATCGAAACCTGGGTGGTGGACTGCTTCCAGCGTTCTGCCGCCCATAGCGCGCATGCGTGGCTGGACCGGGTCCTGGAATGGCGGGCCCGGATCGCGCCGCGCCGGGTGATCCTGACCCATATGGGCCCCGACATGGACTGGGCCTGGATGCGGGCCAACCTGCCGGACGGGGTCGAGGCCGCGTTCGACGGCATGCGCGTCGCCTTTCACTGACCCGGGTCACTGACCCGGGCCGCCGACCCCGGTTTTGCAAAACCCGTGCAGGCTGCCGAGCATTTTGCAGCGACGCGCGATTTAGGTTGAATCGCACGCGGCGGGAGCGATACCGTTGGCTGTGACGACCCTGAGAGTCCGCTGCCCCGTCATCCCGCGATTTCGCCCTGGCCGATCCGCCTGGCCGAATCGCCCCGATCCGGGGCCGTGACGCGCCAACCCGCCTGAAAAGGGCCCGCCACCTGAAGGGGGATGTGCATTGAATGGCAGACTGACGACAACACAAGGCTGACGCTTCTCCCCGGACGGGGATCGCACCCCGCCCCGGGAACATTGTCCATGATACATGGTCGACCAGGGTCGTGACAGATCCTGGCGACGGTTCGGAGACATCTGCCGATGGTTTCTGATATCAACGTGTTTTCTCTGGCGACCGCGATGCGGGACCAGCGCCGCGAAGTCGAGATGAGTCTGTCCGACTATCTCGAACAGTGCCGCACGGACCCGTCCTGCTACGCGACCGCGGCGGAACGCATGCTCAAGGCGATCGGCGAGCCACGAACCGTCGATACGTCCCGCGATCCGCGCCTGTCACGCATCTTCATGAACCGCACCCTGCGGATCTATCCCGCCTTCTCGGATTTCTACGGCATGGAGGAGACGATCGAGCAGATCGTCGGCTTCTTCCGGCACGCGGCGCAGGGGCTCGAGGAACGCAAGCAGATCCTCTATCTGCTCGGCCCCGTCGGTGGCGGCAAATCGTCGCTGGGCGAACGGCTGAAGGCCCTGATGGAGAAGGAGCCGATCTACGTGCTCAAGGCCGGGCGGCATATCAGCCCGGTGTTCGAAAGCCCGCTGGGCGTGTTCGATCCCGACCGCATGGCCGGCGTGCTGGAGGAGCGGTACGGCATTCCCCGCCGGCTGCTGGGCGGCGTCGCCAGCCCCTGGGCGCTGAAACGGCTGGAGGATTTCGACGGCGACCTGTCTCGCTTCAGCGTGGAGAAGCTGCATCCCTCGCGCCTGCGCCACATCGCCATCGCCAAGACCGAACCGGGCGACGACAACAACCAGGACGTGTCCGCCCTGGTGGGCAAGGTCTATATCCGGCAACTGGAGCATTTCAGCCAGAACGATCCCGACGCCTACAGCTTCTCGGGCGGCCTGAACCGCGCGAACCAGGGGCTGCTGGAATTCGTCGAGATGTTCAAGGCGCCGATCAAGATGCTGCACCCCCTGCTGACCGCGACGCAGGAAGGCAACTATGTCGGCACCGAGAATATCGGCAGCATCCCGTTCACCGGCGTGATCCTGGCCCATTCGAACGAGGCCGAATGGCAGACCTTCCGCAACAACCGCACGAACGAGGCCTTCCTGGACCGCGTCTGCGTCATCAAGGTGCCGTACTGCCTGCGGGTGACCGAGGAAACCCGGATCTATGAAAAGCTGGTCCAGTCCTCCAGCCTGGCCGAGGCCCCGTGCGCGCCCAACACGCTGGAAATGCTGGCCCGCTTCGCGGTGCTGTCGCGGCTGAAGCCGCACCCGAATTCGGCGCAGTTCGCCAAGATGCGGGTCTATGACGGCGAAAACATCCGCGAGACCGACCCCAAGGCCCGCACCATGCAGGAATATCGCGATGCGGCCGGCGTGGACGAGGGCATGGACGGGATTTCCACCCGCTTCGCCTACAAGGTGCTGTCCGCGACCTTCAACCATGATTCGGCCGAGATTTCGGCCGATCCGGTGCATCTGATGTATGTGCTGGAACAGGCGGTCCGGCGCGAGCAGTTCCCGCCCGAGGTCGAGGCCACCTACCTGGCGACCCTGAAGTCGGAACTGGCCGGCCGGTACGCCGAATTCCTGGGGCACGAGATCCAGAAGGCCTATCTGGAAAGCTACAACGACTACGGCCAGAACCTGTTCGACCGTTATCTGGACTACGCCGACGCATGGATCGAGGACCAGGATTTCAAGGACCCCGATACCGGGCAGATGCTGAACCGGGAACTGCTGAACGCCGAGCTGACCAAGATCGAGAAGCCGGCGGGCATCGCCAATCCCAAGGATTTCCGGAACGAGGTGGTCAAGTTCTCGCTGCGCGCGCGGGCGGGCAATGGGGGACGCAACCCGTCATGGACGTCCTACGAGAAGATCCGCGACGTGATCGAGAAACGGATGTTCAGCCAGGTCGAGGACCTGCTGCCGGTCATCAGCTTCGGGTCCAAGAAGGACGGGGAAACCGAGCGCAAGCATGACGAGTTCGTCGAGCGGATGGTCTCGCGCGGATATACGGAACGACAGGTCCGCAGGCTCGTTGAGTGGTACATGCGGGTCAAGCAGTCTGCGTGAACGGGAATGGTGTCGCCCAGTGGATATTATCGACAGACGTCCCAATCCCCATGGGAAGAATATCGAAAATCGGCGGCGCGTGCTGCAGCGCGCCCGTGCCGCCGTGCAGAAGGCCGTGCGCGATTCGGTCGCGCGCGGCAAGATCAGGGAGGTCGGGCAGGGAAATGCGGTGTCGATCCCGTCGGACGCGCTGCATGAGCCCACCTTCCACCGCGTCTTTTCCGAGGGTGTGCGCGAGATCGTGCTCACCGGTAACCGCGAGTTCTCGCGCGGGGACCGGCTGCAACGCCCGCCGGGCGGCGTAGGGCAGGGCGGTGGCGGCGAAGGGCAGGGCGGCGAAAAGGGGGGCGGCGAGGATTCCTTCCGCTTCGTGCTGAGCCGCGACGAATTCCTGGACCTGTTCTTCGACGACCTGGAACTGCCGGACCTGGTCAAGCGCGAGATCGCGGCCACCGAGACCAGCAAGCCCACCCGCAGCGGGCTGAGCAACGAGGGCGCGCCGTCGCACCTGGATCTGGGGCGGACGATGCGGCGGTCGATCGCCCGGCGCATCGGGCTGGGCCGTCCCAAGCCCGACGACCTGCGCGAGATCGAGGCCCGGATCGCCGAACTGGAGGACCGCCGGCCCCTGGGGACCGAGGATCTGGACGAACTGGAATCCCTGTGCGAACGCCGGGGCACGCTGCGCCAGCGCCTGGCACGGATTCCGTGGGTCGATCCGGTCGATCTGCGGTTCCGCCGCTATACCGTCGTGCCGCAGCCGGCGACGCGGGCCGTGATGTTCTGCATCATGGACGTCTCGGGCTCGATGACCGAGCGGATGAAGGACCTGGCGAAGCAGTTCTTCCTGCTGCTGCACGTCTTTCTGGAGCGGCGGTACAAGAAGGTCGAAATCGTCTTCATCCGCCACGCCGAAAGCGCCGAGGAGGTGGACGAGGAAACCTTCTTCCACGATCCGCGCACCGGCGGGACCATCGTGTCCTCGGCGCTGGAACTGATGTCCAGCATCCAGCGCGAGCGCTTTCCGTCGGGAAGCTGGAACATCTATGTCGCGCAGGCGTCGGACGGCGACAATGCGTCGTCCGACACCACCCGGACCGCCAGCCTGCTGCGGGACGAGATCCTGCCGGCGGTCCAGTACTATGCCTATATCGAAATCACGGGCTCGGGGGCGGTTATCCGTGGCGAGACCGACCTGTGGCGCAGCTACCGGACGATCGCGGATGAAAACGACCACCTGGCGATCCGGCAGGTCGGCGACCGCAAGGAAATCTTCCCCGTTTTCCGCGAACTGTTTTCCCGACAGCACGACACGGCGGAGGCATGATGAACCAGATCACGCCCAAAGGCGGTGGGGATGGGGGCGGCGCCCGGCCGGGCGGCCTGCTCTATTCCGGCAATGACTGGAACTTCCAGATCCTCCGCGATTGCTACGATGCGATCGCCGAGATCGCGGACAAGGAACTGGGGCTGGAACTCTATGCCAACCGGATCGAGATCATCACGTCCGAACAGATGCTGGACGTCTATACCTCGCACGGGATGCCGCTGGGGTACAAGCACTGGTCGTTCGGCAAGCGCTTCATCGGGCATGAAAACGCCTATCGCCGCGGACTGATGGGCCTGGCCTACGAGGTCGTCATCAATTCCGATCCCTGCATCAACTATCTGATGGAGGAAAATTCGGCGACGATGCAGGCGCTGGTCATCGCCCACGCCGCGTTCGGCCATAACCATTTTTTCCGCAACAACCGGCTGTTCCGCGAATGGACGGACCCGTCGGAGATTTTGGACTACCTGGAATTCGCCCGCGGCTTCATCGCGCGGTGCGAGGAACGGCACGGCGTGCGCGCGGTGGAGCGAATCCTGGATGCCGCCCACGCCCTGCAGAACCAGGGCGTCCACCGTCATTCGGGCGCCCGCAAGCTGGATCTGAAGGCCGAGCAGCAGCGCGCGCGCGAACGGCGCGCCTATGAAGACAGCATGTTCAACGATCTGTGGCGCACCCTGCCCACCGAACCGGCCGGCGAGGAAGGGCAGGCCGAGGGCGCCCTGGCACGGCGCCTGCTGGGCCTGCCCGAGGAAAACCTGCTCTATTTCCTGGAAAAGAACGCCCCCCGCCTGGCGTCGTGGGAGCGCGAGATCATCCGGATCGTGCGGATGGTCGCGCAATATTTCTACCCGCAGCCCCAGGTGAAGATGATGAACGAGGGCTGCGCCACCTGGGTGCATTCCTACATCATGCGCCGGCTGCATGAACTGGGCCGGATCGACGACGCGGCGTATCTGGAAGTCATCCATTCCACATCGAATGTGATCAGCCAGCCCGGTTTCGATGCCGGCGGCGGACCGTCCTTCAATCCCTACGCGCTGGGCTATGCGATGATGACCGACATCGCCCGGATCTGCGAGACACCCACCGAGGAGGACCGGACCTGGTTCCCCGATATCGCCGGCAACGGCGACCCGATCGGCACCCTGCGGCATGCCTGGGCGGAATACCGGGATGAAAGCTTCATCCAGCAATTCCTTTCCCCCAAGGTGATCCGGGATTTCCGCATGTTCCGCCTGCGCGACGACACCAGCCAGCCCTACCTGCTGGTCGACGCGATCCATGACGAGGCCGGATATCGCGACATCCGCCGCAGCGTGGCGCTGACCTACGATCCCGGGACGTTCTATACCGAAATCGAGATCGTGGATGTGGACCTGCTGGGCGACCGCACCCTGGTGCTGGAACATCGCAGCCGCACCGGCCAGATGCTCCAGCCCGGCGATGCGCGGCAGACGCTCGATTATCTTGCATTATTATGGGGTTATGGCGTCATCCTGAAGGAAATCGACAGCCAGACCGGAACCGTCGTCACCACCCATTCGGCCAAACCATCCGCATAACGCCGGGCACGTCCCGGCGGATCGGGAAAACGGGCTGGCCTTCGCCTGCGAAAATTTGTATCGAATGGAGATCGAAACGGGAGGCGATCGGTCGTGCGCGGCCCGATTCCCGATACGATGCTGGTGTGGCGAGAAACAAGGTTGCCGGATGATCACGCTGTCGCATTCCCCCGCCGGACGGCTTCATGCCCTCTGAGCGGCGTTACGGTGCCATCCGCCCTCTGGCCGCCCCGCTGAGCGTCGCCGCCCTGCTGGGCGCGGCGATCCTCCAGCCCCTCGTCCCCCCGTCGGGGGCCCGCGCGGCCGAACCCATCCTGCAGACCGAGGAGAGCGACATCGTGACGCTCCCGCCCGGCGGCCCGCATCGGGTCCTGGTGCAGGACGGGGTGTACCGTCACAGCAAGGACGGGCGCGTCTATGTGGTGGACCTGGACAGCGGCAAGCTGCTGGGCATGGTCCAGGCGGCGTATAACGCCAACGTCGCCGCCGACCCGGCGGGCAGGACGTTCTACGTCGCCGAGACGGCGTGGGAGCGGGGCAATCGCGGCAGGCGCCACGACATGCTGGTGGCGTACAATCCGCTGACGCTGGAACCGACGCTGGACATCGACCTGCCCAGCCGCGCGCTGATCACGCCGAAGAAGGCCGACATGGCTGTCAGCGCCGACGGGCATTACGTCTATGTCTACGATACCAGCCCGACCAATTCGGTCCACGTCTTCGACGCGGCGCGCAAGGACGTGGTGCGCACGGTGGACGTACCCGGCTGCGCGCTGGTCTATCCGTGGGGCGGGGCGGGGTTCTCCTCGATCTGCGGTGACGGATCGCTGGCCAACGTGGCGCTGGACAAGACGGCCACACCCAGCCTGACCCATACCGCGCCCTTCTTCGTGCCCGACCGCGACCCGGTCTTCGAACACAGCCCGCAGGTCGCGGCCAGCGGGCATGTCTGGTTCATTTCCTACAGCGGGCTGGTCTACGACACGACGCTCGGGCCGCAGTCGAAGATCGGCGCGCCGTGGTCGATCCAGGCTGCTGCCGGGTTGAAGCCGGCCTCCGACGCGCGGGCCCCGTTCGCGGTGACGTGGCGGCCGGGCGGGTGGCAACTGGCGGCGGTGCGGGCGCGGGATTCCCACCTGTTTATCCTGATGCATCGGGGTCCGTTCTGGACCCACAAGGACGCGGGCACCGAATTGTGGGAACTGGACCTGAAGACCCGCAAGCTGGTGCGGCGCATCCATCTGGCGGCGCCCAGCATGATGGTCGGCGTGACGCAGGACGCGGCCTCGCGCATCATGCTGACCGATGAAGCCGGGGACCTGACGGTGCTGGACGGCGCCACCGGCGCGCCGGTACGCACGATCAGGAACCTGGGCGAAGCGCTCATCTTCACCGTGGCACCAGGGGAATGACGCGCGTGACGGAGACCCGGAACGACATGGAGCGCAACGGTTTCGATCGCTTGACCGAACGGCTGGCCCGCTATCTGGCGGGCCGGTCCTCGCGACGCGGCGCGCTGGCGCGGCTGGGCGGCTGGGCGGCGTCCGTCCCGCTCTTTCCGCTGCTGCCGGTCTGGCGGGGCGACGCCCGGGCGGCGGACGCGCCCGCGGCCCCGTCGGCGGCCCCGTCACCCTTCGCGGCGAAGGCGCAGGCCAAAGACGACACGAAGTGCGATTACTGGCGGTATTGCGCCATCGACGGCAATCTGTGCACCACCTGCGGCGGCGGGGTGCATAGCTGCCCGCCCGGCACGCATCCGTCGCCGACCTCGTGGATCGGGACCTGCTTCAACCCGCAGGATCGCCGGTCGTACCTGATCGCCTATCGCGACTGCTGCGGGCAGGATGCCTGCAACGAGCAGAACTGCCTGGGTACCGACGGCGACCTGCCGACCTATCGCCCGCAGGCCAATAACGACATCATCTGGTGTTTCGGGACCGGCTCGCTTCTCTATAACTGCTCGACAGCCGCAATCGTAGGAACCGCTGAATGAAGAAAATCCTTACCCTGGCCGCCACTCTGTCCCTGGCCGGGGCGACGACCGCTTTTGCCGCGCCGGATGGCCAGGCGCTGTACGGGGCCAATTGCGGCATCTGCCACCAGGGTGGCGGCGTCGGCGCGCCGGGCCAGTTTCCGCCCCTGGCGAACCGGATCGACAAGATCGCCTCGACCCCCGAAGGCAAGAAATACGTGACCCAGGTGCTGGTGAACGGCCTGGCCGGCTCGATCCAGGCGGGGGGCGCGACCTATGTCGGCTTCATGCCCAGCTTCAAGAGCCTGCCCGACGACCAGATCGCGGCCATCCTGACCTATCTGTCGTCGCTGGGTTCGACCAAGCCCGCCCCGGTCTTCGCGGCGGCCGATCTGGCGGCGGCGCGTGCGGCGCCGATGTCGTCCTCGGCCGTGGCCGCGGCCCGAAAGACGCTGAATGCGGCGCATCCCCTTCCGTAAGTCGGTCTGGCCGGTCATCGCGGTTCTTGCGGTGGCCGGTCTTCTTCCGCCGGGGCCTGCAGCCCGGGCGCTGGACCGGACCCGCACGACCTACCTGACCAAATGCGGCGGATGTCACGGGATCGAGGGCCAGTCGGGCCAGACCTATATTCCGACCCTGCGTGACCGGATCGGGGTGCTGACCTGCACGGCGGAAGGACGGTCCTATCTGCTGGAGGTGCCTGGGGTGTCGATGTCGCTGATCCGCGACGACGCGTTGATGGCGCAGGTGATGAATTTCGTCCTGTTCGACCTCGGGGGCGCCAGCACGCCCCGGGGCACGGCGCCCTTCACCGCGCGCGAAATCCATGCCCTGCGCGGCCACCCGTTGGACACGACCGACCTGCCGACGGTGCGAGCGGCGGTGTGGGCGCGGGCGACGGCGGCCTGCGCGGCCCAAGCCGGTGGGCATTCCGGCGGGCGTTCCGGCACCTACTGACGCTTCAGGGCAGGCGGCGCGCCAGCTCGGCGATGGCGATGCGGAAGGCGTCGAACAGGTCGTCCCGCACGGCGACGTGCCCGCCGGACAGGTGGATGAATCCTTCGACCATTCCGTTCTGCAGCATGCCCTCGGAATGGGCCAGGATGCCGTCGCTGTCCTCGACCGCGCCGGACCCGACCGGGGCGTCATGCGTGACGCGCGGGCGCAGATCGTCGCCCCAGGCGGCGCGGCGATATGCGCGCACCTTCTCGGGATACGGGCGCCCATCGGTCGTATAGCCGGCCAGTGGCTTGCCCTGCGCCATCATGTAGCCGATTTCCACCGCCGTGCCCGGGTCCATGTCGGCGGCGCGGCGGAACGGGTCGATGCAGAAGATCCCGCCGGCGCAGCGATCCATCAGGGCGCGGTCGGCCATGACGATCTTCAGCATCGTCTCGGGGCCGGGGGGCAGGGATTCGATGCCGGCCTGGCCGTCGAAAGGGGCCACGCCCTCGACCCCCGCCGCGCGGCACAGCACGCGCAGCCGGTCGAAAATCGCGATCGCGCCGGGCCGGAAGACCAGGTCGCCGGCCAGATAGACGGTCTTGTTCGTGCCCATGCCCCGAAAGTTCCCTCATCCCATCCATCGGGCCGCGTCCCCGTGCGTCTTTTCCTTGCCACGACCCGATTCGCATCTTATGTGGAAGCGCCAACGGTCGGGTACCCGAGGCTCTGGGACCCATGCAATGGTTGATGAGGTTCCAGAACGATGTCTTCGCCCCATAATCCGCTATCCCATCCGCGCGTCGACGATCGCATCCGCGAGGCGCTGGCGTTCGACGACGTTCTGGTCGTCCCGGCGGAATCCAATGTCCTGCCCGGACAGACCTCGACGAAAAGCCGCCTGACGCGCCGCATCGGCCTGAATATCCCGCTGATTTCCTCGGCCATGGACACGGTGACCGAGGACGCGATGGCCATCGCCATGGCGCAGCAGGGCGGCATGGGCGTGATCCACAAGAATCTGAGCGTCGAGGAACAGGCCGAGCAGGTCCGGCGCGTGAAGCGTTTCGAATCCGGCATGGTCGTCAATCCGGTGACGGTGTGGCCCGACCAGACCCTGGCCGACGTCAATGCGATCATGTCGCGCCACGGCATCAGCGGCCTGCCGGTGATCGAGCGCGAGACCAAGCGGCTGGTCGGCATGCTGACCAACCGCGACGTCCGCTTCGCCACCGATCCCGCCCTGCGCGTGGATTCGCTGATGACGCGGGAAAACCTGGTGACCGTCGGCGCCGATGTCGGCCACGACCAGGCGCGGCAGTTGCTGCACCGCCACCGGATCGAGAAGCTGCTGGTAGTCGATGACGAAGGGCGCTGCGTCGGACTGATCACCGTCAAGGACATCGAAAAGGCGGTCCTGCACCCGCTGGCCAACAAGGATGAGATGGGGCGCCTGCGCTGCGCCGCCGCGACCGGCGTGGGCGAGGACGGGTTCACCCGCGCCCGGGCGCTGATCGAGGCCGGGGTGGATGTCGTGGTCGTCGATACCGCGCACGGCCATTCCTCGGGCGTGCTGGACACGGTGGCGCGGGTCAAGGCGGTGGATGACCGGATCCAGGTCGTCGCCGGCAACGTCGCGACGCCCGAGGCCGCCGTGGCGCTGATCGAGGCCGGGGCCGACTGCGTGAAGATCGGCATCGGCCCGGGGTCGATCTGCACCACGCGGGTCGTGGCCGGCGTGGGCGTGCCGCAGTTCAGCGCGGTGCTGGAAACCTCGGCCGCGTGCCATGAGCTGGACGTGCCAGCCATCGCCGATGGCGGCATACGGACGTCGGGCGACATCGTCAAGGCGATCGGGGCCGGGGCGGACGTGGTCATGATCGGCTCGCTGCTGGCCGGGACCGAGGAAGCGCCGGGCGAGGTGTTCCTGTATGAAGGCCGGTCCTACAAATCCTATCGCGGGATGGGCAGCCTGGGCGCCATGGCGCGCGGCTCGGCGGACCGGTATTTCCAGCAGGAGATCAAGGAAACCCACAAGATGGTCCCCGAGGGGATCGAGGGGCGCGTCGCCTACAAGGGCGGCATGGACGCCGTGGTGCACCAACTGGTCGGTGGCCTGCGCGCCGGCATGGGCTATACCGGGTCGGCCACGATCGCGGACCTGCAGGTTCGTGCGCGTTTCCGCCGCATCACGGGGGCGGGACTGCGCGAAAGCCACGTCCATGACGTGGCGATCACGCGCGAGGCGCCGAATTACCGCCGCGACTGATAGGACCGACATGACCCCCAGTGCGCGGCTCGCCGCCGCGATCGATCTGCTGTCGG
This genomic stretch from Gluconacetobacter diazotrophicus PA1 5 harbors:
- a CDS encoding TatD family hydrolase, yielding MTGLIDSHCHLDHFTDDEIPDLLDRARQAGVEGMVTIGTRLSRAAQQKDLTRFSRPDLRVWCTVGTHPDHVDECTVADAAGIVALADDPRVVGIGETGLDYFHGAESVRPLQQARFRAHIAAARQMDLPLVIHARDADEDVAEILRDEVESHGPFRFLLHCFASGPDLARVGLELGGYVSFSGILTFPKSDALRAVARDIPQDRLLVETDSPYLAPVPQRGRKNEPGFVAHTARRLAEVRDMTPESLAEVTTANFHRLFSRAA
- a CDS encoding MBL fold metallo-hydrolase, with the translated sequence MELIVLGCGGSAGVPMIGGPDGAGDWGVCDPAEPRNRRTRASVLLRGGDGAVLLDTGPDLRDQLLAQRIDRFDAILYTHAHADHIAGLDEVRAINRVIDRPLPVYGTPPVLTDLENRFNYAFRPWSPPGFYRPVVVPHVVHAGQTLEVAGLHLRLFEQIHGRTLSLGVRCGTIAYSTDVVELLDEAFAALAGIETWVVDCFQRSAAHSAHAWLDRVLEWRARIAPRRVILTHMGPDMDWAWMRANLPDGVEAAFDGMRVAFH
- a CDS encoding PrkA family serine protein kinase, whose amino-acid sequence is MVSDINVFSLATAMRDQRREVEMSLSDYLEQCRTDPSCYATAAERMLKAIGEPRTVDTSRDPRLSRIFMNRTLRIYPAFSDFYGMEETIEQIVGFFRHAAQGLEERKQILYLLGPVGGGKSSLGERLKALMEKEPIYVLKAGRHISPVFESPLGVFDPDRMAGVLEERYGIPRRLLGGVASPWALKRLEDFDGDLSRFSVEKLHPSRLRHIAIAKTEPGDDNNQDVSALVGKVYIRQLEHFSQNDPDAYSFSGGLNRANQGLLEFVEMFKAPIKMLHPLLTATQEGNYVGTENIGSIPFTGVILAHSNEAEWQTFRNNRTNEAFLDRVCVIKVPYCLRVTEETRIYEKLVQSSSLAEAPCAPNTLEMLARFAVLSRLKPHPNSAQFAKMRVYDGENIRETDPKARTMQEYRDAAGVDEGMDGISTRFAYKVLSATFNHDSAEISADPVHLMYVLEQAVRREQFPPEVEATYLATLKSELAGRYAEFLGHEIQKAYLESYNDYGQNLFDRYLDYADAWIEDQDFKDPDTGQMLNRELLNAELTKIEKPAGIANPKDFRNEVVKFSLRARAGNGGRNPSWTSYEKIRDVIEKRMFSQVEDLLPVISFGSKKDGETERKHDEFVERMVSRGYTERQVRRLVEWYMRVKQSA
- a CDS encoding YeaH/YhbH family protein codes for the protein MDIIDRRPNPHGKNIENRRRVLQRARAAVQKAVRDSVARGKIREVGQGNAVSIPSDALHEPTFHRVFSEGVREIVLTGNREFSRGDRLQRPPGGVGQGGGGEGQGGEKGGGEDSFRFVLSRDEFLDLFFDDLELPDLVKREIAATETSKPTRSGLSNEGAPSHLDLGRTMRRSIARRIGLGRPKPDDLREIEARIAELEDRRPLGTEDLDELESLCERRGTLRQRLARIPWVDPVDLRFRRYTVVPQPATRAVMFCIMDVSGSMTERMKDLAKQFFLLLHVFLERRYKKVEIVFIRHAESAEEVDEETFFHDPRTGGTIVSSALELMSSIQRERFPSGSWNIYVAQASDGDNASSDTTRTASLLRDEILPAVQYYAYIEITGSGAVIRGETDLWRSYRTIADENDHLAIRQVGDRKEIFPVFRELFSRQHDTAEA
- a CDS encoding SpoVR family protein, translating into MMNQITPKGGGDGGGARPGGLLYSGNDWNFQILRDCYDAIAEIADKELGLELYANRIEIITSEQMLDVYTSHGMPLGYKHWSFGKRFIGHENAYRRGLMGLAYEVVINSDPCINYLMEENSATMQALVIAHAAFGHNHFFRNNRLFREWTDPSEILDYLEFARGFIARCEERHGVRAVERILDAAHALQNQGVHRHSGARKLDLKAEQQRARERRAYEDSMFNDLWRTLPTEPAGEEGQAEGALARRLLGLPEENLLYFLEKNAPRLASWEREIIRIVRMVAQYFYPQPQVKMMNEGCATWVHSYIMRRLHELGRIDDAAYLEVIHSTSNVISQPGFDAGGGPSFNPYALGYAMMTDIARICETPTEEDRTWFPDIAGNGDPIGTLRHAWAEYRDESFIQQFLSPKVIRDFRMFRLRDDTSQPYLLVDAIHDEAGYRDIRRSVALTYDPGTFYTEIEIVDVDLLGDRTLVLEHRSRTGQMLQPGDARQTLDYLALLWGYGVILKEIDSQTGTVVTTHSAKPSA
- a CDS encoding amine dehydrogenase large subunit gives rise to the protein MPSERRYGAIRPLAAPLSVAALLGAAILQPLVPPSGARAAEPILQTEESDIVTLPPGGPHRVLVQDGVYRHSKDGRVYVVDLDSGKLLGMVQAAYNANVAADPAGRTFYVAETAWERGNRGRRHDMLVAYNPLTLEPTLDIDLPSRALITPKKADMAVSADGHYVYVYDTSPTNSVHVFDAARKDVVRTVDVPGCALVYPWGGAGFSSICGDGSLANVALDKTATPSLTHTAPFFVPDRDPVFEHSPQVAASGHVWFISYSGLVYDTTLGPQSKIGAPWSIQAAAGLKPASDARAPFAVTWRPGGWQLAAVRARDSHLFILMHRGPFWTHKDAGTELWELDLKTRKLVRRIHLAAPSMMVGVTQDAASRIMLTDEAGDLTVLDGATGAPVRTIRNLGEALIFTVAPGE
- the mauA gene encoding methylamine dehydrogenase (amicyanin) small subunit — its product is MTRVTETRNDMERNGFDRLTERLARYLAGRSSRRGALARLGGWAASVPLFPLLPVWRGDARAADAPAAPSAAPSPFAAKAQAKDDTKCDYWRYCAIDGNLCTTCGGGVHSCPPGTHPSPTSWIGTCFNPQDRRSYLIAYRDCCGQDACNEQNCLGTDGDLPTYRPQANNDIIWCFGTGSLLYNCSTAAIVGTAE
- a CDS encoding c-type cytochrome, with the protein product MKKILTLAATLSLAGATTAFAAPDGQALYGANCGICHQGGGVGAPGQFPPLANRIDKIASTPEGKKYVTQVLVNGLAGSIQAGGATYVGFMPSFKSLPDDQIAAILTYLSSLGSTKPAPVFAAADLAAARAAPMSSSAVAAARKTLNAAHPLP
- a CDS encoding c-type cytochrome; its protein translation is MRRIPFRKSVWPVIAVLAVAGLLPPGPAARALDRTRTTYLTKCGGCHGIEGQSGQTYIPTLRDRIGVLTCTAEGRSYLLEVPGVSMSLIRDDALMAQVMNFVLFDLGGASTPRGTAPFTAREIHALRGHPLDTTDLPTVRAAVWARATAACAAQAGGHSGGRSGTY